One Peromyscus leucopus breed LL Stock chromosome 2, UCI_PerLeu_2.1, whole genome shotgun sequence DNA window includes the following coding sequences:
- the Nkain1 gene encoding sodium/potassium-transporting ATPase subunit beta-1-interacting protein 1 isoform X3: protein MGKCSGRCTLVAFCCLQLVAALQRQIFDFLGYQWAPILANFLHIMAVILGIFGTVQYRSRYLILYAAWLVLWVGWNAFIICFYLEVGQLSQDRDFIMTFNTSLHRSWWMENGPGCLVTPVLNSRLALEDHHVISVTGCLLDYPYIEALSSALQIFLALFGFVFACYVSKVFLEEEDSFDFIGGFDSYGYQAPQKTSHLQLQPLYTSG, encoded by the exons GTGGCTGCACTCCAGCGACAGATCTTCGATTTCCTGGGCTACCAGTGGGCTCCCATCCTGGCCAACTTCCTGCATATCATGGCTGTCATCCTGGGCATCTTTGGCACCGTGCAGTATCGGTCCCGGTATCTCATCCTG TACGCAGCCTGGCTGGTGCTCTGGGTTGGCTGGAATGCCTTCATCATCTGCTTCTACCTGGAGGTTGGGCAGCTATCCCAG GACCGGGACTTCATCATGACCTTCAACACATCCCTGCATCGCTCGTGGTGGATGGAGAATGGGCCGGGCTGCCTGGTGACTCCTGTTCTGAACTCGCGCCTAGCCCTGGAGGACCACCATGTCATCTCCGTCACTGGCTGCCTGCTTGATTATCCTTACATCGAAGCCCTCAGCAGTGCTCTGCAGATCTTCCTAGCC CTGTTCGGCTTCGTGTTTGCCTGTTACGTGAGCAAAGTGTTCCTGGAAGAGGAGGACAGCT TTGACTTCATCGGTGGCTTTGACTCCTATGGGTACCAGGCGCCGCAGAAGACGTCGCATTTACAGCTGCAGCCTCTGTACAC GTCGGGGTAG